A genomic segment from Microcoleus sp. AS-A8 encodes:
- a CDS encoding PAS domain S-box protein → MKRDATGKFVNNWNSETKQRVSVSLTNTAWRSLDQEAHKRGISRSEVIERFARTLEGEQLLAAQETEHKVATILESITDAFVAFDRDWRYTYVNRAAAKILHKTPEELLGKHVWNEVFPDLVGRIAYRELHRAVMEQVPVSWEEFEEPIQYWLEVNAYPSTAGVAVYFRDVTERKQGEAEREQLLHELEIERARFEAVLRQMPAGVMIADAASNKLVLANEQTKQIVGYGYEQLLEIEDYAPIIPSEIFHLDGQLYSPHEYPLVRSLKTGEVVTNEEIEIHRNDGSRIFINVNSAPILDKQGQIVAAVVVFQDVSEQQAALRERQRVEQALRESESRLRGLLEANLIGIIIGDFQGNILEVNDAWLATLGYTREEVLSGEVNFLEITPPEFRHLDEQAMAQMKQVGRHAPFEKEYIRKDGRRVPVLIGTAYLGGPNNLGVGFLIDLTERKRLERQLRQREQQFKMVAENAPDIISRIDSEFRHLYVSPSIELATGIPSEQFLGRTNAELGMPEDMYRILHDSLQQVFETGQEQTIEFKFPTLNGIRWYQSRLVPEFASDGSVETVLSIARDVTDYKQVEQALRESEERLRLALTAAQMVVWDMDLQSNRVVCSANALDVWGLHEGTGEEFVALIHPDDRQQVLQATVGAIAGEQPYAPEYRVICPDGVVRWLNSQGQVYRDETGQGVRMIGVSVDITERKQIEAERDRLLKREQTARLEAESERKRLYDILMQFPAMIGIVKGPDLVYEFANPTYLQGTGRTPDMIGKSMREVFPELEGQIYFDVIERVYRTGETFIRNESPAYWDRNGDGVLEEGFFNCICPAWRDAEGTIQGVLIYNIEVTAQVRARQQIEQLLKNLQQKEEIQQFLIELNDAIRAIQDPKEIMWQVVCATGRHFDVTRCTYGEIDSTQEYVIVDHDYCNGVISIVGSHHMDSFGHELIAELKQGRTIAVDDVDRDPRTAGSGAATFDAIQTKSLLCVPLVKEGRFVALLVLHHVSVRHWTEDDVVLMERIAQKTWLAVERSRSEEELRESEAHLKLALKVGRMGTWDWDMQTHASLWSEGHFTVLGLQPNECEPSYEIWASRVHPDDLAEVEAKLQQALADKKEFHDEYRLRWSDGSIHWVEVRGQFTYDSQGKAKHSIGVVIEITERKQAEQEREQLLERERIARSQAEAAQHQLATIFDTSPVGLALLDEKQRFIAINEALAEINGLTRKQHLGHSIPELFGQSDPKLVEVFHQIYATGNPFISPNFAVNVPGRSDRRPGYYNVYYLPTVNSNGQVEGVLIYVVDVTERVRLELAQRFLSEASAVLASSLDYQTTLERVAQLTVPELADWCTVHMIEEEGAIEQIAVAHIDPAKLEWAYQIRDKYPINPDDPRGAAFTLRTGESDLVPEIPDELLVQAARDSEHLEILRQVGFRSVMTVPLRTQARILGVISFISAESGRRYTSADLQLAEELARRASLAIDNAQLYRVAQRDRAKAEAANRIKDEFLAVLSHELRSPLNPILGWTKLLRTGRLDATKTQQALETIERNAKLQAQLIEDLLDVSRILQGKMTLNVAPVNLGATIEAALETVRLAAEAKHIQIQTTFNPISGTVAGDTNRLQQVVWNLVSNAVKFTPSGGRIEVQLEQVGTYAQIQVKDTGKGISPEFLPYVFDYFRQEDGTTTRQFGGLGLGLAIVRHFTELHGGTVQADSLGQNLGATFTIRLPLNIVEPEPSSDDRHPESATDLAGVHVLVVDDDADMRELAAFTLMGSGAQVTTAASAAQALTFLNQSVPDLLLCDIGMPEMDGYALIRQIRKWSPEQGGMIPAIALTAYAGEINQQQALAAGFGMHISKPVEPEELVKAIACLLTAVFR, encoded by the coding sequence ATGAAGCGCGACGCCACAGGCAAGTTTGTTAACAATTGGAACTCGGAGACAAAACAACGAGTTAGCGTATCTCTGACCAATACAGCATGGCGATCACTCGATCAAGAGGCTCATAAACGAGGAATCTCTCGCTCTGAAGTCATTGAACGCTTTGCCCGCACTCTTGAAGGCGAACAGTTGCTCGCTGCCCAAGAAACTGAACACAAGGTGGCAACGATTCTTGAAAGCATTACGGATGCGTTTGTCGCCTTCGATCGCGACTGGCGTTACACCTACGTGAATCGGGCGGCGGCTAAAATCCTGCACAAAACGCCAGAAGAGTTACTGGGAAAACACGTTTGGAATGAGGTTTTTCCCGATCTGGTCGGTAGAATTGCTTATCGGGAACTACATCGGGCAGTGATGGAACAGGTTCCTGTTTCCTGGGAAGAATTTGAGGAACCTATCCAGTATTGGTTAGAGGTGAATGCCTATCCCTCTACAGCAGGGGTAGCCGTTTATTTTCGGGATGTGACGGAGCGCAAGCAAGGGGAGGCAGAACGAGAACAATTGTTGCACGAGCTGGAAATTGAACGCGCCCGATTTGAAGCCGTTTTGCGACAAATGCCTGCTGGAGTCATGATTGCCGATGCAGCATCCAATAAATTAGTTCTGGCGAACGAACAAACCAAGCAAATTGTTGGGTATGGCTATGAACAATTGCTGGAGATTGAGGACTATGCACCCATTATTCCAAGTGAAATCTTTCACTTAGATGGTCAACTCTATTCGCCTCATGAGTATCCATTGGTGCGATCGCTAAAAACAGGTGAAGTCGTTACCAACGAAGAGATAGAAATTCATCGAAATGATGGTAGCCGCATTTTCATTAACGTCAACTCAGCACCAATTTTAGATAAGCAGGGGCAGATTGTTGCAGCCGTTGTTGTCTTCCAAGACGTGAGCGAACAGCAAGCTGCGCTACGCGAACGCCAACGTGTAGAGCAAGCCTTACGCGAGAGTGAATCGCGGCTACGAGGATTATTGGAGGCAAATCTCATTGGCATTATTATTGGCGACTTTCAAGGCAATATTCTGGAAGTCAACGACGCTTGGTTAGCAACTTTAGGCTACACGCGAGAAGAAGTTTTATCGGGAGAGGTAAACTTCCTAGAGATTACTCCACCGGAGTTTCGGCATTTAGACGAGCAAGCAATGGCACAGATGAAACAAGTTGGTCGCCATGCGCCGTTTGAGAAAGAATACATTCGTAAAGATGGTCGCCGGGTTCCCGTTTTAATTGGGACTGCCTATTTAGGAGGACCCAACAATTTAGGTGTAGGCTTCTTAATCGACTTAACGGAGCGCAAACGCTTGGAACGCCAACTGCGGCAGCGAGAGCAACAGTTCAAAATGGTGGCTGAAAATGCCCCAGACATTATTAGCCGAATTGATTCAGAATTTCGTCACCTTTATGTCAGCCCTTCTATAGAACTGGCAACAGGTATTCCATCAGAGCAATTTCTTGGCAGGACTAATGCCGAGCTAGGAATGCCAGAAGACATGTATCGCATTTTGCATGACAGTTTGCAGCAAGTCTTTGAAACCGGACAAGAACAAACGATTGAATTTAAGTTTCCGACTCTCAATGGTATTCGATGGTATCAGTCGCGTCTCGTACCTGAATTTGCCAGTGATGGCTCCGTGGAAACAGTACTGAGTATTGCGCGTGATGTGACCGATTACAAACAAGTTGAACAGGCATTACGAGAGAGCGAAGAACGCTTACGATTGGCACTGACAGCGGCTCAGATGGTTGTCTGGGATATGGATTTGCAGAGCAATCGAGTGGTGTGTTCTGCTAATGCTCTAGACGTTTGGGGTCTTCATGAAGGGACGGGAGAAGAGTTTGTTGCGCTCATTCATCCAGACGATCGACAACAGGTGCTCCAAGCGACGGTAGGGGCAATAGCTGGAGAACAGCCCTACGCACCGGAGTATCGGGTAATTTGTCCAGACGGCGTTGTGCGCTGGCTCAACAGTCAGGGGCAAGTCTATCGGGATGAGACGGGGCAAGGAGTTCGCATGATTGGCGTTTCGGTTGATATTACAGAACGCAAACAGATCGAAGCAGAACGCGATCGCCTTTTAAAACGAGAACAAACTGCCCGACTCGAAGCAGAAAGCGAACGCAAGCGGTTGTATGACATCCTGATGCAGTTCCCTGCGATGATTGGCATTGTGAAAGGTCCCGATCTTGTGTATGAATTTGCCAATCCCACCTATCTGCAAGGGACTGGACGCACTCCAGACATGATCGGGAAATCAATGCGGGAGGTTTTCCCGGAGCTAGAGGGGCAAATTTACTTTGATGTCATTGAGCGCGTTTACCGGACGGGAGAAACATTTATTCGGAATGAGTCGCCTGCTTACTGGGATCGGAACGGCGATGGTGTGTTGGAAGAGGGATTTTTCAACTGCATCTGTCCGGCTTGGCGGGATGCCGAAGGAACCATTCAGGGCGTGTTGATTTATAACATTGAAGTGACAGCCCAGGTGCGGGCAAGGCAACAAATTGAACAACTACTCAAGAACCTCCAGCAGAAAGAAGAAATTCAGCAATTCCTAATCGAATTGAATGACGCGATTCGTGCCATTCAAGACCCTAAAGAAATTATGTGGCAGGTGGTTTGTGCCACAGGGCGACACTTTGATGTCACTCGCTGTACCTACGGCGAAATTGATTCTACTCAGGAATACGTTATCGTCGATCACGACTATTGCAATGGTGTAATCAGCATCGTCGGTAGCCATCACATGGATTCGTTTGGTCATGAACTGATTGCTGAATTAAAGCAAGGCAGAACAATCGCCGTGGACGATGTCGATCGCGATCCTCGGACTGCCGGATCGGGGGCTGCTACCTTTGACGCAATTCAAACCAAATCTCTCCTATGTGTTCCCTTGGTGAAAGAAGGGCGATTTGTTGCATTGTTGGTGTTGCACCATGTCTCTGTTCGCCACTGGACGGAGGACGATGTGGTGCTGATGGAGCGAATTGCTCAAAAAACTTGGCTAGCCGTAGAGCGATCGCGCTCAGAAGAGGAATTGCGAGAAAGTGAAGCTCACCTGAAACTCGCGCTGAAGGTCGGACGTATGGGAACTTGGGACTGGGATATGCAGACCCATGCATCGCTTTGGTCAGAAGGACACTTCACCGTCTTGGGTCTGCAACCCAATGAGTGTGAACCCAGCTATGAGATTTGGGCAAGTCGGGTTCATCCCGATGACTTAGCAGAAGTTGAGGCAAAGCTTCAGCAAGCCTTAGCTGACAAGAAGGAGTTTCACGATGAATATCGTCTGCGTTGGTCAGATGGCTCCATTCACTGGGTCGAAGTGAGAGGACAGTTTACTTATGATTCTCAGGGAAAGGCCAAGCACTCGATCGGAGTTGTCATTGAGATCACAGAGCGCAAGCAAGCCGAACAGGAACGAGAACAACTACTAGAGCGCGAACGCATTGCCCGTTCTCAGGCAGAAGCCGCACAGCACCAACTGGCAACTATTTTTGACACGTCTCCGGTTGGACTTGCCCTGTTAGATGAAAAGCAGCGATTTATTGCCATCAACGAAGCATTAGCAGAAATTAATGGATTAACCCGAAAACAACACTTAGGACATTCCATTCCAGAACTTTTTGGTCAATCCGATCCCAAATTAGTCGAAGTCTTTCATCAGATTTACGCCACAGGCAATCCTTTCATCTCACCCAACTTTGCGGTGAATGTTCCCGGACGCAGCGATCGCCGTCCCGGTTATTACAACGTTTACTATCTTCCGACTGTTAACTCAAATGGTCAGGTAGAAGGGGTTTTAATTTATGTAGTCGATGTGACTGAACGCGTCAGGTTAGAGCTTGCCCAACGCTTTCTCTCTGAGGCAAGTGCGGTGCTTGCATCCTCACTCGATTATCAAACGACTCTAGAGCGAGTCGCGCAGCTTACAGTGCCGGAATTAGCGGACTGGTGTACGGTTCACATGATAGAAGAGGAGGGTGCGATCGAGCAGATTGCAGTTGCTCACATCGACCCTGCCAAGCTGGAATGGGCCTATCAGATTAGAGACAAGTATCCTATAAACCCCGATGACCCTCGCGGTGCTGCATTTACATTGCGAACTGGGGAATCTGATTTGGTGCCGGAGATTCCCGATGAACTGTTGGTACAGGCAGCGCGTGATTCAGAGCATTTAGAGATTCTGCGGCAGGTTGGATTCAGATCCGTAATGACGGTGCCACTACGAACTCAGGCACGAATTCTAGGGGTCATTTCCTTTATCTCAGCCGAATCTGGACGACGGTATACCTCAGCAGATTTGCAACTGGCAGAGGAATTGGCGCGTCGTGCTTCCTTGGCGATCGACAATGCTCAGTTGTACCGGGTGGCTCAACGCGATCGCGCAAAAGCAGAAGCCGCTAACCGGATTAAAGACGAATTCTTGGCGGTGTTGTCCCACGAGTTGCGATCGCCCCTCAATCCGATTCTGGGTTGGACAAAATTGCTCCGAACTGGGCGACTAGATGCCACAAAAACCCAGCAAGCCCTGGAAACGATCGAACGCAACGCCAAGCTGCAAGCGCAATTAATTGAGGACTTGTTGGATGTCTCGCGCATTCTGCAAGGAAAAATGACGTTAAACGTCGCTCCTGTGAATCTAGGGGCAACGATTGAAGCCGCCCTGGAAACGGTACGACTGGCAGCTGAAGCCAAACACATTCAAATCCAGACCACATTTAATCCGATTTCAGGAACGGTTGCAGGTGATACAAATCGCCTGCAACAGGTAGTTTGGAACCTCGTCTCCAATGCCGTGAAGTTCACCCCAAGTGGAGGACGAATCGAGGTGCAACTAGAGCAAGTTGGCACCTATGCTCAGATTCAAGTCAAAGATACTGGAAAAGGCATCAGTCCAGAGTTCTTACCTTATGTGTTTGACTACTTCCGTCAAGAAGATGGCACAACAACCCGGCAATTCGGCGGATTGGGATTGGGGCTGGCGATCGTCCGCCATTTTACCGAACTGCATGGAGGAACCGTTCAAGCAGACAGCTTAGGACAGAATTTAGGGGCTACATTTACCATCCGGCTACCATTAAACATCGTAGAGCCGGAACCCTCTTCTGATGACAGACACCCAGAAAGTGCGACAGACTTAGCAGGTGTTCATGTTTTGGTTGTGGACGACGATGCAGATATGCGGGAGTTGGCAGCATTCACCCTGATGGGGTCTGGTGCACAAGTTACGACAGCCGCTTCGGCTGCACAGGCGTTAACGTTCCTGAATCAATCGGTTCCCGATCTGCTGTTATGTGATATCGGGATGCCGGAGATGGATGGTTATGCCCTGATTCGGCAAATTAGAAAGTGGTCGCCTGAACAGGGAGGCATGATTCCTGCGATCGCACTTACTGCCTATGCCGGAGAAATCAATCAACAGCAAGCCTTAGCTGCCGGATTTGGGATGCATATCTCCAAGCCTGTCGAACCTGAGGAATTGGTAAAAGCGATCGCGTGTTTGCTTACAGCCGTTTTCAGGTAG
- a CDS encoding cupin domain-containing protein, whose amino-acid sequence MTAFLTQLSTLSQQQSYRKTENIKSLETLIAPLSLKEFFKKYWKRKAAIIADDNPQKFRQLLHWEQLQNLLIECPENQMKCFDNGPPIPGEKANLLQRWHQGQTLHIERIEKLVPALEQLSGQIAEDLKASTKMYAFCSHPNRPGAHLHYDRFDVFVLQIQGYKKWQVQLNRGRKPYLERVLKPGDLLYLPRGHWHQAVASQEQSLHLTLGISFNNFNDSPLEESTFSPFLLKLKNKIFKRF is encoded by the coding sequence ATGACAGCATTTTTAACTCAGTTATCGACCTTATCTCAGCAGCAATCATACCGGAAAACTGAAAATATCAAAAGTTTAGAAACTCTGATAGCGCCACTTTCTTTAAAAGAATTTTTTAAAAAATACTGGAAAAGAAAAGCGGCTATCATTGCTGATGACAATCCTCAAAAGTTTCGCCAGCTATTGCATTGGGAGCAATTGCAAAACCTATTAATTGAATGTCCGGAAAATCAAATGAAGTGTTTTGATAATGGGCCTCCAATTCCAGGAGAAAAGGCCAACCTGCTACAAAGATGGCATCAAGGTCAAACTCTTCATATCGAAAGAATTGAAAAATTAGTGCCAGCTTTAGAACAGTTGTCTGGGCAGATTGCGGAAGACCTAAAAGCTTCGACAAAGATGTATGCGTTCTGCTCGCATCCCAATCGTCCTGGCGCTCACTTACACTACGATCGCTTTGATGTTTTCGTTTTGCAAATTCAAGGCTATAAAAAGTGGCAAGTCCAGTTGAATCGTGGAAGAAAACCGTATTTGGAGCGCGTGTTAAAGCCAGGAGACTTATTATATTTGCCAAGGGGACATTGGCATCAAGCGGTTGCCTCTCAAGAACAGTCGTTACATTTAACCTTGGGAATTTCGTTCAATAATTTTAATGATAGTCCCCTCGAAGAATCAACGTTCTCTCCATTCCTACTCAAACTCAAAAATAAAATATTTAAAAGGTTTTGA
- a CDS encoding NAD(+) kinase, which yields MPKAGIIYNDLKPAACRLAVELQDKLSAAGWDVYMATGVGGILGYSRPDSPICHTPIDKLAPPGFDEKMTFAIALGGDGTVLAAFRQVAPYGIPLLTINTGHMGFLTEAYVNELPRVLEKLLAGEYEIEERTMLAVQVVRKEAIWWEALCLNELVLHREPLTCMCHFEIQIGHHALVDIAADGVILSTPTGSTAYALSAGGAVVTPGVPVLQLVPICPHSLASRALVFADSEPVTIFPAAPNQLILVVDGNAGCYVLPDDSVKVERSQFSARFIRLQSPEFFRILREKLGWGLPHIAKPTSVELP from the coding sequence ATACCCAAAGCAGGCATCATTTATAACGATCTCAAACCCGCAGCTTGTCGCCTTGCCGTAGAGTTGCAAGACAAGTTGAGTGCGGCGGGTTGGGACGTTTATATGGCTACAGGAGTCGGAGGAATTCTGGGTTATTCTCGCCCTGACTCGCCGATTTGTCATACACCGATCGATAAGTTGGCACCTCCTGGTTTTGATGAAAAGATGACCTTTGCGATCGCATTGGGAGGAGATGGTACAGTTTTAGCTGCGTTTCGCCAGGTAGCGCCCTATGGTATCCCGTTGCTCACCATCAATACGGGTCACATGGGCTTCTTAACTGAGGCTTATGTGAACGAGTTGCCCCGTGTGTTGGAAAAGTTGCTAGCGGGAGAGTATGAGATTGAAGAGCGGACGATGCTGGCAGTTCAGGTTGTTCGCAAGGAAGCGATTTGGTGGGAAGCGCTGTGCTTGAATGAGCTGGTACTCCATCGGGAGCCGTTAACCTGTATGTGCCATTTTGAGATTCAAATTGGGCATCATGCATTGGTGGATATTGCGGCAGATGGTGTGATTCTCTCCACGCCAACTGGCTCGACGGCTTATGCGCTCAGTGCTGGGGGCGCGGTGGTGACACCAGGAGTACCGGTGTTGCAATTGGTGCCCATTTGTCCTCACTCGTTGGCGTCTAGGGCACTGGTATTTGCGGATAGTGAACCGGTGACGATTTTTCCGGCAGCGCCCAATCAGCTAATTTTAGTGGTGGATGGCAATGCCGGGTGTTACGTGTTGCCGGATGATAGCGTCAAGGTTGAGCGATCGCAATTTTCAGCTCGATTCATCCGTTTACAATCTCCGGAGTTTTTCCGAATTTTACGCGAAAAGCTAGGTTGGGGTTTGCCTCATATTGCCAAACCTACGTCGGTAGAATTGCCGTAG
- a CDS encoding SH3 domain-containing protein yields the protein MRNCSNFWLALAFSASVITVGLPAQAAKVCKVTDPTGTPLNVRTQPNGRVINTLKNGREVNIEAITNDSKGRPWAKIGGYYKGEYRIWGWVLREFISCYGS from the coding sequence ATGAGAAATTGCTCTAATTTTTGGTTAGCTCTAGCTTTTTCCGCTTCTGTGATTACTGTAGGGCTACCCGCTCAAGCCGCAAAAGTTTGCAAAGTAACAGACCCTACGGGTACTCCACTCAATGTTCGCACTCAGCCCAATGGTCGAGTCATCAATACTTTAAAAAATGGCAGAGAAGTCAATATTGAAGCCATAACCAACGATAGTAAGGGTCGCCCGTGGGCGAAGATAGGTGGTTATTACAAGGGTGAATACAGAATTTGGGGCTGGGTACTTCGAGAATTTATCAGTTGCTATGGGAGCTAA
- a CDS encoding ATP-binding protein encodes MINRPLRVLLVEDSEDDAELLAYELECSGYELIYERVDTASKMNAALAQQTWDIIIADYTLPSFSAPAALTLLQERQLDLPFIIVSGTIGEDIAVAAMKAGAHDYLMKGKLARLAPTIERELREASERHKRREAEQAVRQNEERFRALIENALDIITVVNADGIIDYESPSIERVLGYKPEDLVGKNIFDYIHLEDRANLVQTLNQLVQNFNLALSIEFRFQHQDGSWRILEAVGKHLLERNNSSRFATSNQVGLESSIIPGKRSSIVLNSRDITERKRAEEVRNTLLRERELSEGRFNFVSMMSHEFRNPLTRIRVSSELLKNFKDKTTEDQQERCLNNLESAAREMTQLLEDILILTRAEVGKLTLNLNRFNLAEFCSNLVEEMQIEAGSKHRLLLAIRGECNSVYLDENLLKHILVNLLSNAIKYSPEGGNIWLELSYQHGNAIFQVQDQGIGIPLEDQQQLFESFHRGRNVGKIPGTGLGLSIVKHFVDLHDGKISIQSDVGVGTTFTVILPLNSQKSIEGQRDAKQYHAL; translated from the coding sequence ATGATAAATAGACCACTGCGTGTTTTGCTCGTGGAAGACTCGGAGGACGATGCCGAGCTGTTAGCGTATGAACTAGAGTGCAGTGGTTACGAATTAATCTATGAACGAGTGGATACAGCCTCGAAAATGAACGCCGCACTCGCTCAACAGACCTGGGATATTATTATCGCTGATTATACTTTGCCTAGTTTTAGTGCCCCAGCCGCGTTGACTCTTTTGCAGGAAAGACAGCTAGATTTACCCTTCATTATTGTGTCCGGCACGATTGGTGAGGATATTGCCGTTGCGGCAATGAAAGCGGGGGCGCATGATTACTTAATGAAAGGAAAATTGGCTCGACTGGCACCCACGATAGAGCGGGAGTTACGCGAGGCTAGTGAGCGACACAAGCGACGTGAAGCTGAGCAAGCTGTGCGCCAGAATGAAGAACGTTTTCGAGCCTTAATTGAAAATGCTTTAGACATTATCACAGTTGTTAATGCTGATGGAATTATTGACTATGAAAGCCCCTCTATTGAAAGGGTTTTGGGTTATAAACCAGAGGATTTAGTCGGGAAAAATATTTTTGATTACATTCACCTTGAAGATAGAGCAAACCTCGTTCAGACCCTGAATCAGCTCGTCCAAAATTTCAACCTTGCCCTATCTATCGAGTTCCGTTTTCAGCATCAAGATGGTTCTTGGCGAATTCTTGAGGCAGTCGGAAAACATCTTCTAGAACGCAATAACAGTAGCCGCTTTGCCACCTCTAATCAAGTGGGATTGGAGAGTAGTATTATTCCTGGCAAAAGGTCGAGTATTGTACTCAATTCCCGCGACATCACAGAGCGTAAGCGAGCTGAAGAAGTTCGGAATACACTTTTAAGAGAAAGAGAACTGAGTGAAGGTAGATTCAACTTCGTTTCTATGATGTCCCATGAGTTCCGCAATCCACTCACGCGCATCCGAGTTTCGAGTGAATTACTCAAAAACTTTAAAGATAAAACGACGGAGGATCAACAAGAACGCTGTCTTAACAATCTAGAATCTGCGGCTAGAGAAATGACACAGCTATTAGAAGATATTTTAATTCTTACTAGAGCAGAAGTCGGAAAATTAACATTAAACTTAAATCGGTTTAATTTGGCGGAATTCTGCTCTAATCTGGTAGAAGAAATGCAGATTGAGGCAGGAAGTAAACATAGGCTATTATTGGCCATTCGAGGGGAGTGCAACTCGGTTTATCTGGATGAAAATCTCCTGAAACATATTCTGGTTAATTTGTTATCGAATGCGATTAAATATTCACCCGAAGGTGGCAACATCTGGTTGGAACTCTCGTATCAACATGGTAACGCCATCTTCCAAGTTCAAGATCAGGGGATTGGCATTCCGCTAGAAGATCAACAACAATTGTTTGAATCGTTTCATCGAGGGCGAAATGTCGGTAAGATTCCTGGTACAGGACTAGGACTGTCCATTGTCAAACACTTTGTGGACTTGCATGACGGGAAGATTAGTATTCAAAGTGATGTGGGAGTGGGCACGACGTTTACAGTTATACTGCCGTTGAATAGCCAGAAATCTATAGAGGGACAGCGCGACGCGAAGCAATATCACGCCCTCTAA